One segment of Phragmites australis chromosome 13, lpPhrAust1.1, whole genome shotgun sequence DNA contains the following:
- the LOC133888873 gene encoding uncharacterized protein LOC133888873 — translation MGELATSPTAVLPVVFVDGDQSVDLGTVTVQPSLGVRKLQTVVADRVGVAPHQISASLARPRRARRVPLEEGTDLADAVAREGSGCYVLAALRRSRRERRGGRSRRDKKAAASAPPPEKTILKRLPPTDLASLAASPAPVMFGAWDYEAQLRELHRQRDWYLMSTAAPDPYFPLAPELEDPPLWSPRPSTSPCPECEAAAASMREPAFHWCVRDAVTVGFRSHVGPIERPAKKSPSPPPALRGTPVY, via the coding sequence ATGGGGGAGCTGGCCACCTCGCCCACGGCCGTGCTGCCGGTGGTCTTCGTCGACGGCGACCAGAGCGTGGACCTGGGCACGGTCACCGTGCAGCCCTCTCTCGGCGTCCGCAAGCTGCAGACAGTCGTCGCCGACCGCGTCGGCGTCGCACCGCACCAGATCTCGGCCTCGCTCGCGCGGCCGAGGCGCGCGCGCCGCGTGCCCCTCGAGGAGGGCACCGATCTCGCCGACGCCGTCGCGCGCGAGGGCTCCGGGTGCTACGTCCTCGCGGCCCTCCGCCGATCCCGCCGCGAGCGCCGGGGCGGCCGCTCCCGACGCGATAAGAAGGCCGCggcctccgcgccgccgccggagaagACCATCCTGAAGCGCCTCCCGCCCACGGATCTGGCCTCCCTGGCCGCGTCCCCCGCGCCGGTCATGTTCGGCGCCTGGGACtacgaggcgcagctgcgggagCTGCACCGCCAGCGCGACTGGTACCTCATGAGCACCGCGGCGCCGGATCCGTACTTCCCGCTCGCGCCGGAGCTGGAGGACCCGCCGCTCTGGTCCCCGCGTCCCTCGACATCCCCCTGCCCCGAGTGCGAGGCGGCGGCCGCGTCCATGCGCGAGCCGGCCTTCCACTGGTGTGTGCGCGACGCGGTGACCGTCGGCTTCCGCTCGCACGTCGGCCCGATCGAGCGCCCGGCCAAGAAGtctccctctccgccgccggcgctccgCGGCACGCCCGTCTATTAG
- the LOC133888872 gene encoding nudix hydrolase 26, chloroplastic-like isoform X4, which produces MRSFSFSLSQRGGGEPTGETGPPVSHGLCKSRPTPLAAPPSPSRRMFAAGCLLLNPIGIPPASSSALRLSRITRLPRSTTSCSCSASASPLVAVASMDAPPQGYRTNVGICLANPSLTKIFSASRIDIPSAWQMPQVIGWADLGGIDKGEEPRAAAVRELREETGVTSAELVAEAPNWLTYDFPPDVRKKLNARWGTDWKGQAQKWRRADCEPAGLDF; this is translated from the exons ATGCgatccttctctttctctctctctcaaagaggaggaggagaacccACTGGTGAGACGGGCCCGCCTGTCAGCCACGGGCTGTGCAAATCCCGTCCCACTCCACTGGCCGCTCCTCCCTCCCCATCGAGGAGGATGTTCGCCGCAGGGTGCCTGCTTCTAAACCCCATCGGCATCccccccgcctcctcctccgcgctcCGGCTCTCCCGAATCACCAGGCTGCCACGCTCCACCACCTCGTGCTCCTGCTCGGCCTCAGCCTCGCcgctcgtcgccgtcgcctccatgGACGCGCCGCCGCAGGGCTACCGCACCAACGTCGGCATCTGCCTCGCCAACCCCTCCCTCACCAAG ATTTTCTCGGCTTCCAGGATCGACATCCCTAGCGCGTGGCAGATGCCTCAGGTGATTGGGTGGGCTGATCTG GGTGGTATAGATAAAGGGGAAGAACCAAGAGCAGCTGCTGTTAGGGAATTGAGGGAAGAAACTGGTGTTACATCCGCAGAGCTCGTGGCCGAG GCTCCTAACTGGTTAACATATGATTTCCCGCCGGACGTGAGAAAGAAGCTGAATGCTAGGTGGGGAACGGATTGGAAAGGCCAGGCTCAGAAATG